TCCGCCGGTACGGAAACAAAGCCACAAATTAATCAGGATGCTGTAGAGGTTATAAAAGATTTATACGGTATAGATATGAATGAAACCCAATACTCTAAGCTGCTTACCGATATTCCTGAAGTTGATATTGTTATAAAGATGGGCTGTAACGTTGTTTGTCCCTATTTACCTTCAAAATATGAGGAAGACTGGGGACTGGATGATCCCACCGGTAAAGATAAGGAAGAGTTTAAAAAGACAGCCCTGGCAATTGAAGAGAAAGTTAAAGATTTGGTAAAACGGATTAAAAACAATAAAATAAATTTACAGGAGGGGAATTAGGTATGTCTGAACAAAAAAAT
This window of the Bacillota bacterium genome carries:
- a CDS encoding arsenate reductase ArsC; its protein translation is MKPKVAFICVHNSCRSQMAEALGKLFASDVFDSYSAGTETKPQINQDAVEVIKDLYGIDMNETQYSKLLTDIPEVDIVIKMGCNVVCPYLPSKYEEDWGLDDPTGKDKEEFKKTALAIEEKVKDLVKRIKNNKINLQEGN